Part of the Chondrinema litorale genome, GACCTTTTTAAGAATAGAATGCAAAAACATTTATTCATCATTACAGGGTTAATATGCTTTCTCTTGATCAACAACACATGCTCAAGAGAAAGTGGGTTATATCAATTATGTACTTGCAGTCAACTCTTTTGCTGAATATCGTAATGAGAAGGTAGCCTTTGAAAGGCTAACCATACAGATTGAAGATTCAAGCATGGTTTTACTATATAAAGTAGTTGATTTTATCTACGAGAATCAAAATTGTCCAGCGCAAGGTTGTATGTATCTTGATTCACTTCATAAATTAGAAAATCAATATTATGGCTATTTATCAGAGACTAAAGGAGTTTTACCTAACAAAAGAAAGCAAACTGAAAGAGTTTTACCAAGTCAATAACATCGATCTGGTAGCTAAACAAGAATTACTTTCCGAAGAGTAAACCGCCCACATGACTGATTTAACCAGTGATTTTATTGAGTTTTTAGTTTTAGAATAACTTCACTCCCCCAACAACTCTCCTAGTTTCTGTTGCAATTCATCAGGCGCAATGTTGATGGCTAGTATGCTCCCATCTTTGCCGACCAGATAGTTAGATGGAATAAACTGTATCATCATTTCTTTTATGTAATCATTTTGCCAGTTGTTGGGAGCTATTACATTTGGCCAGCTTAATTGGTCTTTTTCAATAGCCTGTAACCAAGCACCCTGCGTTTCATCCAAAGAAATGCCTACTACTTCAAAGTCAGCCGATTTAAATTTGTCGTACACCTTTACTAAATCTGGATTGCTTTTTCTGCAGGGGCCACACCAAGAAGCCCAAAACTCCACCAATAATATTTTACCTTTAAAATCTGCCATTTTAACCATTTTTCCAGTTGCATCTGGTAACGAAAATGGCTTAAGTTGTTCTCCTATTTTAATGTTTTTCAGCTTTTCTAGAGAAATGTTGATCGATTTTTTATTTTCTGTATTTAATGCTACTGTATCCAATTTAGCATATAAACCAATTGCTTGCTCGTAGGTGAAAATGGGATCCATTGTCACATCGGATAGTAGCATCCAACTTAATTGACTTTTAGAATTTTCAGTAAAAATAGAATCTAAATAATGATGTAGCTTAGTACTCATAGCTGTATCCCCACCTATTTCACCATAAAAATCCATTAGGTTTGCTAATATAATTGCCGATTGTGTACCTTCTACAGATTCAATATTAGTGAGCCGTTCATCAACCGAAACAACTATTTCCATCTCTGTATTTTCTAAGAATAAATACCCATTAGGGTAGCCACTCTTGGTTTTCAAATTGGCTTCTGTAGGGTAATCTACCGAACCAGTAAAATAGAAACTATTATCTTTTACAAGGGTGCTATCGGTTTTATCTGCATAAGTCAAATAAATAAAACCACTATAATTATTTGAAACTATACCATTAATTTTAAAAGTGCCAGATTGGCTAAATAGATTGATTGTTTGAAATACACAGCATATTGAAAATAGTAGAGCCTTCAGTTTCATGTTAAATTGTTTAAATCAGAAAAGAGTTTATCAAAAAGTAATTTGTTGATACTAAAAAATGTACAAGTTCATCTACGAATAATTAAAAATAAAAGTTGCTAATTTTAAGGTATTATATCAGGAGAAGTCATTTAAAGCTTTACACACAAATTGACTTGAAGCGCATTCTTCTATGTAAGAAAAATGCTATAAAAATATATTTTTAGTAACTTGCTATAACATAGTACCGTATTCCAGAATATTATCGATTATTTATCCTTATTGCAGACTCTATGCATGATGTAATATTTACCAGATCAGTTTTATTTATTTTACTCCTCTCAACTTATAGTCTCAAACTACAAGCGCAAGCCGATAGCGATTATGCCATTGTGCATATTTATAGAAGTCATGCAGGATATGGGGCAAACAACAATGCGCCAGTTCTGGTAAATGAGAAACAAAACTTTGAGCTTACAAGTCCGGGTAGATTAACTCTCAAACTGAGCTCTGAGGGTAATTATTCTTTCAAAACAGTTAGAAGTATCGTATCTCTAGATATTAAAAAAGGCAAAGAGTATTTTCTGGAAGTTTATCCTGCTTTAACTACTTTCAAAATTGGGCATCCAAAGGATTACGGCAAAGCCAAATCTAAATTTGAAGCCATTGGAGACGGATACGCGCAAACATTTATAGAAGACCCAAAAAATCCACTTATTGAGCAACTTGGTGACTATGCGATGGTACATATTTATCGCAAAAATGCGCTTCATGGGGCTATTTATAAAACTCCAGTGGTTGTAAACGACAAAAAAACTTTTGACCTAAGCAATGCCGATAAGCTATCGATTAAGGTACATTCTGAGGGGAAAATAAAATTTAGAACTTTGAGAAGTGTGGCTTATCTAGATGTAAAACATGGGAATGAATACTATCTGGAAATTTACCCGGCACTTACAACTTTTAAGATTTATAAGGTAGAAAATACCTTAAGTGCGGTAAATAGCATGGCTGCCATCCCTGAAAAAAATATAGATTCTTTTGAAGAAGATATCAATGATCCATTTATAGATTCGGCGAATCCAGTTGAGGTGGTTGAGGAAGAAACGGAGTTGCCAAAAACAGAAGAAACGGAGGTGATTGATATTGCTAGAGATTACAAACCCGTAATCAATCCAGAGTTACTTACTGGTCTCACTCCTACTTCTACAAAAAATGAAAATGCCATTGCTGTAGTAATCGGCAATGCTTTGTACGAATATGCCAAGCCCGTAGATTTTGCAATTAACGATGCTACCGCTGTAAAAAAGTATTTGGTGGATGTTTTTGGCTTTTTAGAAGGCAATATTTACTATTTGGAAAACGCCAGTAAGGGAGATTTTGAAAGATTTTTTGGCAACAGCACCTATCCAAATGGTAAGCTTTTTAATTCTGTAAGAGCAAACCTGAGCGATGTTTTTGTGTTTTACTCTGGGCATGGTGCTCCCGGATTAAAAGACCAAAAAGGTTATTTCGTGCCGGTTGAATGCGATCCGCAGTATGTGGAGCTTTCTGGTTATTCGTTAGATGTGTTTTACAAAAACCTCAGCCAGATTCCGGCAAAGAGTATGACAGTTGTGCTAGATGCATGCTTCTCTGGTGCTGATGTTTACGAAAATATCTCTCCGATTGTAATTGCCTCCAAAGGAGCCGATGGTTTAAAAAATGGCATTGTGCTTTCTTCCACATCAGAAAATCAGGTGGCTACTTGGTACAATGACAAGGGCCATGGCATGTTTACCTATTTCTTTTTAAAAGCGCTACAAAACAAAAATGCAGACTATAATAAAGATAAAGCCATTAGCTACGAAGAGCTTTTTAAATATGTATCTGACAAAAATTACGGCGTACCTTATTACTCTAGAAGGCTACACGGTGTAGAACAAGACCCCGTAATACAAGGCGAAAACCCAGAGAAAGTAATGGTGAGTTTTAGGTAACTTGAACTAGACTATCTTATTGAAACCTAAAAACAAAGGAATAAATAGTTAAAAATACCATTATTCCTTTCCATCCGAAATCTACTAACATGGTTAAGTATCGGATAGCAAGATGCTTTCCTGTAAAAATATGATATTGAGGAAACATACCCATAGCCCATATTACAGGATGCATCTGTGGCTTGTTTAAGTTACTCCTTTGTTCTCTAAAAAATGTATATCCGAGCCAGATTTTTATAATAACTAAACCAATTGCTACTCCCTCTAATATTTCAAAATCTTGTACCATCAGAATAATATCACAAAATTTTTATAAAACATAAATCAATTCTTATACTGTCTCACATGTCTTGGAATTTAAGGATTTTCACCTTTTAATTTCTTTAATTGAACATATAAATCAAGTAATTCAAAATGTTTCCATCCTCCGTGTTTTTCATTCTGTGTGACTATTTTTTTATTGTGATTATAAAAATGCAAAGAACTACCAGATCGAGATTGATTTACTTTAATAGTAAGATTATTTAGAGGAATTAATATGCTTTTAGAAGTTTTAAAATTCCATAAGTCTAACTGAATTGCATTATTTTCTAAGGTAATTCTATTTAAATTAAACCTCATAATCTTAATCAGATAGATTAGCCAAAAGCTAATAAGCAGACCCAAACAAATAATAAATGCATATGGATAATGCCCAATATAATAATCTAATTTATAAGGAAGCAAAAGGATGACTAAAAACATAATTAGCATATAAATAAGATTAAAATACAATTCTGTTGAGTAAATCATAGACTTTCTACTTGTCGGTTTATCAATCAGGATTTGTTTCATTTGAGGAATTAAAATGCTTCTTTACTTAGAATAGAAATTAAAAAAACTTTCAAGTTTCTATTTCATGTTACTTATTTTTTCCCAAGCTTTTTTCTTCATAGTAATGATTTTTTCCTTTTTCATATCAAAAATTGACACGTATTTTTTACTGATAACAATATGTGTTTTCCATTCTACAAAATCTCGATATAGTAATAGAGTACAAATATCTGTAGAATTGAAATAGTCAGATAAAACATGTGAATGAAATGTCTCTGAAATTGTTTTTTCTTTAGAGCCTGTTGGAATTCTAACTAGTGAATTATGAATTTTTTCTTTTTTCACAAACTCATTTCTATCGTTATATATCAATTGATAATCATTACCTATTAGAACTACACCATTTACCTGCGGACCAGTCAGTATAAACACTTTTTGCACTTGGCTATTAATTAATGGAATATAATTCAAAGACGTATTTTCATAAAAACTAAAAAAAGAATCTTCATCTGTATGCACTCTTTGTTGTGCATCTGTTCTCATTAAAATTAGATTTTGTTCTAAAGGAGAAGCATCGGAACTAACAGAATCAATTTTTATAGGTTGTTGTGGAACCTCATCAAATAGATATCGGACTACGATTTTATCGTGAATATGAGAATCATAGAATATAGAAGTAATGGTTTTATCTTCATTTTCATAAGATAAATATCCACCAACATTATTTTGTTTACTTTCGAAATTTGCTAGAAAATGATCTGTACTATTCCAAGAAGCTTTTTCTAGACGAAATAGTAATTTGCCCTCTTCTAATATTTTATCTGTCTTTTTGTTTTGCGACCAAGCTGGAAACACACAAAACAATAATAAAACTAAAATCAAATTGTTCATGTCTCATTCAAATTATATCTCACATAAAATTATAAGCCACTACTGCTTTAAGAATTACAACGTTACCTATCATGCCAGGCAGGGTTCCTTCCCACACTCCTCTAAAAATAATAGCGTCTTTCATGCTAATTTTATAGCAAACACCCAAACTTGCAGTTGCTCTAAAATATAAAGTCTTTTGATCTGATGTATAATTTTTACTTTTAACAAAAGTATCATCCACATATATTTCTCTTGTCGATTCTATTTGACTATTAATCAGATATTTACCTGCGATACCAACATCAATAACAGGTCTAACTGTTTTTGCTGAAAGTTCACGATAATAAGTAAAACTAAAATCTAAGGCATTCAAATTTATATTATAAGTATCTACAATTTGGCCAATCGAATCTGGCAGATTTTCATTTACCATCATCTCTGTAGACTGAAATACACCTGTTTTTGTGTATGACTTATCAGAAGCTTTACTGAATGCTAGACTAAAACTTAGACTCGAGCTAGATTTCCCAACATTTCGCTTATAGTTTAAGCCAAGATACTTTGAATTATAAATATTGAAACTACTTTGGAAAATAGGATCTTCTAACTCAATTTGCTCTGAATAATCGGTAATCTGTTGATTATATAAACCATATGCACTTTTTCCAGTACTTAACTCAATACCTAAATGATTTGGATTATGGTATTTTTTGAGTTTTGGTGCTTCATCTGAGGGTTCAGCAATTTGATTAATCTCGTTAAATAATGCCACAATGTTTTTTTCTTTGAAAAATAGCTTATCTACTTTTTCAAAATAATTGGCATCGTTTAAACATTGCTTGATTTGAATTTTATAGGTTTTCGAATCTGTGTAATAAGTTTTATTAGAAGATTCTACTAAATATTTCCCCCCTATTAATTTTATTAAACTATCAGTTCCACAGGTGATAAAAAAATCTTTTTTATGCTTATATAAAGAAAGTTTACCCTCAGATAAAACCTTAAAAAGTACTGTATCTTTTCCAAAATCTTTTGATTCGAGATATGTGTCAGGTTGTATATAAACCTGCTTTATTTGATTAGCAAAGTAATAGGCTATATCGTTAGTGTTTTCTTTAACAAAAAGCACTTTATCTAAAAATTCATCATCTAGATTTTCCAGATAACCGCGGATAGTATCATTATTATTGAGAACTAAATAACCCTTACTAGTAGTAACTTGCGAATAAGAAATTTGAGTAGATAGTTTAATCAAAAGTATGGCGAAAAAAGCCACTTTTAGATTTATATTCATAAAATTTGTTTGTTGAGCTGGTTGATAATCGTCTCAAATATAGGTAGCCAAGTCATTTTAATTTGAGCAATTTACGCCAAATTAACATTTGTAAACTTTTCACCCCTCTCCCATTATCCTATCAATACTTTGGCTCTTTTTTGTTTAGCAGATTGACTGTCATTTTCAATGCTGTTTAGATAGGTTTAAGAGCAATAAATACATTTATTTACTCAAAATGACAGATAAACAAACAATCTACTCTCAGGAAAAACCCGGAAGTAGATTGTTGGAATAGGTTACAGCTTAACCTAAAAATCTCTCTTTAACGGCTTTTACTAACTTGGTACCGTCCGGATCGGCTGCTGTTTTTAAATTACATAAATCTTCTGCCCAATTAGAAGTTCTAATTCTCAGTGGTGGGTGCTCAGCATTCACTACTTGCATAACTACCTCCGCCACTTCTGCCGGTGTTTGGAAAGACTGTGTCTCACCTTGTTCGGCTCTTTTTTGTCTGCCGCCCAAATACTGTTGCATAATTGGCATGTACTCAGGCAAAGTGATTTGTCCGTCTGTCATGGTTTTGGCTGTGGCAGATTTCATAAACTCAGAGCTAATGCCACCGGGCTCCACAATCGAAAATTTAATTCCGAAATTATCTGTGAGGTAAGAAGCCAAGCCCTCTGTATAACCTTCTACCGCAAATTTAGAAGCACAGTATAATTCGTTAAAAGGTTGACCGACCAAGCCCCCAACCGAAGAAATATTTATTACAAAGCCACTTTTGTTTTTACGCATGATAGGAATTACCGCTTTGGTGCATCTTACTACACCAAAATAATTGAGATCGGTTACCCATTTTATTTCTTCTTCGGTAGCATGCTCGGTAGTTTTGGCAAAGCCGCCACCGGCATTATTTATCAATAAATCTATCTTACCTTCCTTTTCTATAATGGTGCTAAAACATTGAACTACAGATTTTTGGTCGGTTACATCCAGTTGTAAAACTTGCACTTCTACCGATTTTTCTGTTGCCTTGGTTAATAGCTCATCTTGCTTTTTTAGGTTTCTCATGGTGGCATAAACTGTGAAATTATTTGCTGCCAATAGCAAAGCGATTTCGAGTCCTAAACCTGATGATGAGCCTGTTACAATTGCAATTTTTTTCATAGTGATATTTGTTTGACTTGATGTGTTTCTAATTATCAAACCTGATTAAGAGTGAGATGTTCGGCAACCGTTTCTTACCAAGTAAAGGAATATAAACTGGTAAGATTATGACAGTTGAGAGTTACAAAAATCCAAGAGGTAGATAGATTCAGTTTTTTATCTTTCAGGTTAGACACTTCCATAGGAACAACAATTGATTAAATACCCGGAAATTAGTAGTATATATTGTACTATGCAAGTAAGAAAGGGAGAAATTGGTATTAATCGAACATAAATTCTACTGGAAGATTTTTATTTCGAAGTGTGTGATGTAAATCATCTAAAGTTTTCTTTGTAAAGTTCTCATCATAAGTATCAAGTTTGAGAGCAATACAGAAATACCTATGGTTTTTATTATTTGAAGTAATCTCAATGTA contains:
- a CDS encoding TlpA disulfide reductase family protein, with translation MKLKALLFSICCVFQTINLFSQSGTFKINGIVSNNYSGFIYLTYADKTDSTLVKDNSFYFTGSVDYPTEANLKTKSGYPNGYLFLENTEMEIVVSVDERLTNIESVEGTQSAIILANLMDFYGEIGGDTAMSTKLHHYLDSIFTENSKSQLSWMLLSDVTMDPIFTYEQAIGLYAKLDTVALNTENKKSINISLEKLKNIKIGEQLKPFSLPDATGKMVKMADFKGKILLVEFWASWCGPCRKSNPDLVKVYDKFKSADFEVVGISLDETQGAWLQAIEKDQLSWPNVIAPNNWQNDYIKEMMIQFIPSNYLVGKDGSILAINIAPDELQQKLGELLGE
- a CDS encoding caspase family protein; translation: MHDVIFTRSVLFILLLSTYSLKLQAQADSDYAIVHIYRSHAGYGANNNAPVLVNEKQNFELTSPGRLTLKLSSEGNYSFKTVRSIVSLDIKKGKEYFLEVYPALTTFKIGHPKDYGKAKSKFEAIGDGYAQTFIEDPKNPLIEQLGDYAMVHIYRKNALHGAIYKTPVVVNDKKTFDLSNADKLSIKVHSEGKIKFRTLRSVAYLDVKHGNEYYLEIYPALTTFKIYKVENTLSAVNSMAAIPEKNIDSFEEDINDPFIDSANPVEVVEEETELPKTEETEVIDIARDYKPVINPELLTGLTPTSTKNENAIAVVIGNALYEYAKPVDFAINDATAVKKYLVDVFGFLEGNIYYLENASKGDFERFFGNSTYPNGKLFNSVRANLSDVFVFYSGHGAPGLKDQKGYFVPVECDPQYVELSGYSLDVFYKNLSQIPAKSMTVVLDACFSGADVYENISPIVIASKGADGLKNGIVLSSTSENQVATWYNDKGHGMFTYFFLKALQNKNADYNKDKAISYEELFKYVSDKNYGVPYYSRRLHGVEQDPVIQGENPEKVMVSFR
- a CDS encoding SDR family oxidoreductase, producing the protein MKKIAIVTGSSSGLGLEIALLLAANNFTVYATMRNLKKQDELLTKATEKSVEVQVLQLDVTDQKSVVQCFSTIIEKEGKIDLLINNAGGGFAKTTEHATEEEIKWVTDLNYFGVVRCTKAVIPIMRKNKSGFVINISSVGGLVGQPFNELYCASKFAVEGYTEGLASYLTDNFGIKFSIVEPGGISSEFMKSATAKTMTDGQITLPEYMPIMQQYLGGRQKRAEQGETQSFQTPAEVAEVVMQVVNAEHPPLRIRTSNWAEDLCNLKTAADPDGTKLVKAVKERFLG